A stretch of the Sulfuricurvum sp. genome encodes the following:
- the pyrC gene encoding dihydroorotase, with protein sequence MKTITLTMPLDMHLHLRDNEMLETVAPLTSYSFSGALVMPNLVPPVTSKEMVKEYKKRIKHAIGRDDFEPYMTLFYQNYSRAFLEDVAEEITAIKLYPSGVTTNSEGGVSSFDIESMRPTLEAMADLGIVLSVHGETNGFVMDREAEFMSVYEMLASNFPKLKIVMEHITTAEAVAMLDRYANLYATITVHHLMITLDDVAGGLLRPHLFCKPIAKRPEDRAALLKIALDAHPKVMFGSDSAPHPKHTKESCGCGAGVFTAPIALQLLCEVFDAHDKLDNLQAFVSDNAQQIYGICAEFKEVVLIKHDFVVPEIYGSVVPMKAGETLRWAIERVD encoded by the coding sequence ATGAAAACAATAACGTTAACCATGCCGTTGGATATGCATCTGCACTTACGTGACAATGAGATGCTCGAAACGGTTGCTCCACTCACCTCGTATAGTTTTAGCGGCGCACTTGTCATGCCGAATCTTGTCCCTCCCGTAACGTCTAAGGAGATGGTCAAAGAGTATAAAAAACGGATCAAACATGCGATTGGACGGGATGATTTTGAACCGTATATGACCCTGTTTTATCAAAATTACAGCCGAGCTTTTTTGGAAGACGTGGCGGAAGAGATCACCGCGATCAAACTTTATCCCAGCGGTGTAACGACCAACTCGGAAGGGGGGGTTTCAAGTTTTGATATTGAATCGATGCGCCCAACACTTGAAGCGATGGCCGATTTAGGGATCGTTCTGTCAGTACATGGAGAGACAAACGGTTTTGTCATGGATCGTGAAGCGGAATTTATGTCTGTTTATGAGATGCTGGCATCCAATTTTCCAAAATTGAAAATTGTAATGGAACACATCACGACGGCGGAAGCGGTGGCCATGTTGGATCGCTACGCAAACCTTTATGCGACCATTACGGTACACCATTTGATGATTACCCTCGATGATGTCGCGGGGGGGCTGCTTCGACCGCATCTGTTTTGCAAACCGATTGCAAAACGTCCGGAAGATCGGGCCGCACTTCTCAAAATTGCACTTGATGCCCATCCGAAAGTGATGTTCGGATCCGATTCCGCACCGCACCCGAAACACACAAAGGAGTCGTGCGGATGCGGGGCAGGGGTATTTACCGCTCCAATCGCATTGCAGCTGCTGTGCGAAGTGTTTGATGCACACGATAAACTGGATAATCTCCAAGCCTTCGTCAGTGACAACGCACAACAAATTTACGGGATTTGCGCCGAATTTAAAGAGGTTGTGTTAATTAAACATGATTTTGTCGTTCCGGAAATTTATGGCAGTGTTGTACCGATGAAAGCGGGCGAAACACTCCGATGGGCGATTGAGCGTGTCGACTAA
- a CDS encoding phosphomannomutase/phosphoglucomutase encodes MSIYREYDIRGIYEKELNEETITRLGYALAAQMTEYGEYVAVGYDARSHSPILFEYLINGLNAGGMKVLGMGMVPTPVNYFCNYQSFEGITPCASVMITGSHNPSEYNGFKITINKAPFFGESIYALGRMIETSPFPPKTERQVVEIDALSRYKTFMVESFGHLRGMKERIVYDCGNGVAGLVIEDIFNALELKTQGIYVDPDGTFPNHHPDPSEEHNLEDVKKLLAEEGDIAFAYDGDADRIAVLTPKNNIKGDMMAILFALKMKNPTVIGEVKCSQVMYDTLRERGATAVMYKTGHSNLKVKMKELHADLACEVSGHVFFADRYFGYDDAIYATLRMLELIQEGIDLDAEIAKLPQVFSTEEIKVKTTEQEKFPLVAKLKELLQTPPAEFPAIRDIIEVDGLRVIFEKGWGLVRASNTTPILVTRFESTEPAEAVRYEEALNALIQEAQHQLKV; translated from the coding sequence ATGTCTATTTATCGTGAATATGATATCCGAGGAATTTATGAAAAAGAGCTCAATGAAGAGACGATTACCCGCTTAGGGTATGCTTTGGCGGCTCAGATGACAGAGTACGGTGAATACGTCGCCGTTGGATACGATGCGCGCTCCCATTCTCCGATTCTTTTTGAATATTTAATCAACGGTCTCAATGCCGGAGGGATGAAAGTTTTAGGGATGGGAATGGTACCTACACCGGTCAATTATTTTTGCAATTATCAAAGTTTTGAGGGTATTACACCGTGTGCTTCGGTGATGATCACCGGTTCGCACAACCCGAGTGAATACAACGGATTTAAAATCACGATCAATAAAGCCCCTTTTTTCGGCGAATCGATTTATGCTCTCGGGCGTATGATCGAAACATCGCCGTTTCCTCCGAAAACAGAACGTCAAGTGGTAGAGATCGATGCCCTGAGCCGCTATAAGACGTTTATGGTCGAATCGTTCGGACATTTGCGCGGAATGAAAGAACGGATTGTGTATGACTGCGGTAACGGCGTAGCAGGTCTTGTAATTGAGGATATTTTTAATGCGCTTGAGCTGAAAACCCAAGGGATTTATGTTGATCCCGACGGAACTTTCCCGAACCATCACCCCGATCCGAGCGAAGAGCACAACCTCGAAGACGTTAAAAAACTTTTGGCCGAAGAGGGTGATATTGCTTTTGCCTATGACGGAGATGCGGATCGAATTGCGGTATTGACCCCTAAGAATAACATTAAAGGGGACATGATGGCCATCTTGTTCGCTTTGAAGATGAAAAATCCTACCGTAATCGGTGAAGTGAAATGCTCGCAAGTGATGTATGACACCCTGCGTGAGCGCGGAGCGACTGCCGTCATGTACAAAACCGGGCACTCGAATTTGAAAGTCAAAATGAAAGAACTGCATGCCGATTTGGCGTGTGAAGTGAGTGGTCACGTCTTTTTTGCCGATCGTTATTTCGGCTATGACGATGCGATTTATGCGACCTTGCGAATGCTTGAACTGATCCAAGAAGGTATTGATTTGGATGCGGAGATCGCGAAACTTCCACAGGTATTTTCAACTGAAGAGATCAAAGTAAAAACGACGGAGCAGGAGAAATTTCCGCTTGTCGCCAAACTGAAAGAACTTTTGCAAACACCTCCGGCAGAATTTCCCGCTATTCGTGATATCATCGAAGTGGACGGACTAAGGGTCATTTTTGAAAAAGGGTGGGGTTTGGTACGTGCCAGTAATACAACCCCTATTCTCGTTACCCGATTTGAATCGACAGAGCCGGCGGAAGCGGTTCGTTATGAGGAAGCGCTCAACGCTTTGATTCAAGAAGCTCAACATCAGTTAAAGGTATAA
- a CDS encoding LPP20 family lipoprotein has translation MRLSAALALLLSVTALQAGIFSSDESSEQKVKCVYSGTDGNCVEPVLRAENELVITVTGQGVAPSVTASPAQAYALAKRAAMVDGYRLIAERVKGVQVEGQDTIKNMMLQQSSTKTSVEAIVRGANILNTTFKEGLCEVEMEIALSYSRVLH, from the coding sequence ATGAGACTATCTGCTGCTCTCGCCCTTTTGCTCAGTGTAACTGCACTGCAAGCGGGTATTTTTTCGAGTGATGAATCCTCCGAACAAAAAGTCAAATGTGTCTACAGCGGCACAGACGGCAACTGCGTCGAGCCTGTATTAAGAGCTGAGAACGAACTGGTCATCACCGTCACCGGTCAAGGGGTAGCCCCTTCCGTAACAGCTTCTCCTGCCCAAGCGTATGCACTCGCCAAACGCGCAGCAATGGTAGACGGATACCGTCTTATCGCAGAACGGGTCAAAGGGGTACAAGTTGAAGGCCAAGACACCATAAAAAATATGATGTTGCAACAATCCAGCACTAAAACCTCGGTTGAAGCGATCGTTCGCGGAGCCAATATTCTCAATACCACATTTAAAGAGGGTCTGTGCGAAGTCGAAATGGAAATCGCTCTTTCGTATTCACGAGTCTTGCATTAA
- a CDS encoding ammonium transporter, translating to MKKWLLALSLLGVSAFADDANATAVAAAAEPVLNSGDTAWMMISTALVMLMTPIGLALFYSGMTRAKNVLNTYAMVFGAFTIAMIAWVIAGFSIAFGTAEGSMNQVIGGFGNVMLSGISWTDFASVELGQLYPKFVFVAFQGTFAAITVAIVAGSVIERMKFSTWMVFAFIWTIVVYAPIAHMVWGGGYLFNEGALDFAGGTVVHMNGGLAGLVLAVLIGKRAGYPKVAMKPVSVILTAVGAGMLWFGWYGFNAGSAFGANAIAGVAFLTTTIAAAVATVTWIVVEYMVFKKPTLLGAASGAIAGLVAITPAAGFVSVSGALIVGIVGAVVAFFGVTALKKKLGYDDSLDAFGVHFLAGLWGAIATGIFALDDKGLLWDGPLKASGDRMGQIMVQGESALLVGLFTLIGTIIVYYVAMALTGGSRVNEEQESQGLDESVHGERGFNL from the coding sequence ATGAAAAAGTGGCTTTTAGCTTTATCGCTATTGGGCGTATCGGCATTTGCCGATGACGCTAATGCAACTGCTGTTGCAGCGGCTGCAGAACCTGTACTGAATTCAGGTGATACAGCATGGATGATGATCTCAACTGCATTAGTTATGTTGATGACACCAATCGGTTTGGCGTTGTTTTACAGCGGTATGACTAGAGCGAAAAACGTTCTAAATACATATGCAATGGTTTTTGGTGCATTTACGATTGCAATGATTGCATGGGTAATCGCAGGATTCTCGATCGCATTCGGTACGGCTGAGGGTTCAATGAACCAAGTGATCGGTGGATTTGGCAATGTAATGCTTAGCGGTATCAGCTGGACAGATTTTGCAAGCGTAGAGCTTGGGCAACTTTATCCTAAATTCGTTTTTGTTGCGTTCCAAGGGACGTTTGCTGCAATTACAGTTGCGATTGTTGCCGGTTCTGTTATTGAACGTATGAAGTTCTCTACATGGATGGTATTTGCGTTTATCTGGACAATCGTGGTTTATGCACCGATTGCACATATGGTATGGGGTGGCGGTTACCTCTTTAACGAAGGTGCGCTTGACTTTGCAGGTGGTACGGTTGTTCATATGAACGGCGGTTTGGCTGGTCTTGTATTGGCTGTATTGATCGGTAAACGTGCAGGATATCCAAAAGTGGCTATGAAACCTGTAAGTGTTATTCTGACTGCAGTGGGTGCAGGTATGCTTTGGTTTGGCTGGTACGGGTTTAATGCCGGTTCAGCTTTCGGTGCAAATGCGATTGCAGGTGTTGCATTCCTTACAACAACGATTGCTGCTGCCGTTGCAACGGTTACATGGATTGTTGTTGAGTATATGGTATTCAAAAAACCGACATTGCTCGGTGCTGCGTCAGGTGCAATTGCCGGTCTTGTCGCGATTACTCCTGCTGCAGGGTTTGTAAGTGTTAGCGGTGCATTGATCGTAGGTATCGTAGGTGCAGTAGTAGCATTCTTTGGTGTAACAGCATTGAAGAAAAAATTGGGTTATGATGATTCTTTGGATGCATTCGGGGTTCACTTCCTTGCAGGTTTATGGGGTGCTATCGCAACCGGTATCTTTGCTCTTGATGATAAAGGATTGCTATGGGACGGGCCGCTTAAAGCGTCTGGTGACCGTATGGGACAAATCATGGTTCAAGGTGAATCAGCTCTATTGGTCGGATTGTTTACTTTAATCGGTACGATCATCGTGTACTATGTTGCAATGGCATTAACCGGCGGTTCACGTGTTAACGAAGAACAAGAGAGCCAAGGTTTGGATGAGTCTGTACACGGTGAACGTGGATTTAATCTTTAA
- a CDS encoding aspartate-semialdehyde dehydrogenase, producing the protein MKRYNVAIVGASGAVGEEILRIFEEIDFPLAKLVPLASARSAGNTVSFNNQELVIKELTPTVFDEEEIDIALFSAGGSVSAEFAPYAAAAGAVVIDNTSHFRMYEDVPLVVPEVNPEDIAQWKNRGIIANPNCSTIQMVQALKPLDDAYDLQRIDVSTYQATSGAGKSAMEELVEQMQAFFAFKLDDVEPKKFPHRIALNAIPQIDSFTDNGYTKEELKMVNETQKIMHKEIEVSATCVRIPTLRGHAETLTLTFDGAVDANEARELLRKAPNIIILDTPEESIYPMPSLCMDQNETFVGRIRNDIYRNNVLHMWVVADNLRVGAATNAVRIAQKWVEMQGE; encoded by the coding sequence ATGAAACGTTATAACGTTGCTATCGTCGGTGCCAGCGGTGCTGTCGGAGAAGAAATTTTACGCATTTTCGAAGAGATCGACTTCCCTCTTGCCAAACTCGTACCATTGGCCAGTGCACGCAGTGCAGGAAATACCGTTTCATTCAACAATCAAGAACTCGTTATTAAAGAGTTGACACCAACCGTATTCGACGAAGAAGAGATTGACATTGCTCTGTTCAGTGCCGGAGGAAGTGTATCGGCAGAATTTGCCCCTTATGCGGCAGCGGCAGGTGCAGTCGTCATCGATAATACCAGCCATTTTCGCATGTATGAGGATGTCCCCCTCGTTGTTCCTGAAGTCAATCCTGAAGACATCGCTCAGTGGAAAAATCGCGGAATTATTGCCAATCCGAACTGTTCAACCATCCAAATGGTACAAGCGCTTAAACCTCTTGATGACGCATACGATTTGCAACGTATCGATGTAAGCACCTACCAAGCAACTTCCGGTGCCGGCAAATCGGCAATGGAAGAATTGGTTGAGCAGATGCAAGCCTTTTTTGCCTTTAAACTCGATGATGTTGAACCGAAAAAATTCCCTCATCGCATCGCTCTCAACGCTATTCCGCAAATCGATTCATTCACCGATAACGGCTATACCAAAGAAGAACTCAAAATGGTGAATGAGACTCAAAAAATCATGCACAAAGAGATCGAAGTAAGCGCAACCTGTGTCCGTATCCCGACATTACGCGGTCATGCTGAAACTCTGACCCTTACCTTTGACGGTGCCGTTGATGCGAACGAAGCACGGGAACTTTTGCGCAAAGCGCCGAACATCATTATTTTGGATACACCTGAAGAGAGTATTTATCCTATGCCGTCATTGTGCATGGATCAAAACGAAACTTTTGTCGGACGTATCCGTAACGATATCTATCGGAATAATGTGCTTCATATGTGGGTTGTAGCGGATAATCTACGTGTCGGTGCAGCTACCAATGCCGTCCGAATTGCCCAAAAATGGGTAGAAATGCAAGGAGAATAA
- a CDS encoding P-II family nitrogen regulator, with protein sequence MKKIEAVIKPFKLEDVKDALAEIGITGMTVSEVKGYGRQKGHSELYRGAEYVVDFLPKIKMEMVVDDAMVDQVVNTVVESARTGKIGDGKIFVSEISKIVRIRTGETDIEAI encoded by the coding sequence ATGAAAAAAATTGAAGCGGTTATCAAACCTTTTAAACTAGAAGACGTAAAAGATGCTCTTGCGGAGATCGGAATTACCGGAATGACGGTAAGTGAAGTAAAAGGGTACGGACGACAAAAAGGGCACAGCGAACTTTATCGCGGTGCCGAGTATGTTGTTGACTTTCTTCCGAAGATCAAAATGGAAATGGTAGTGGATGATGCAATGGTAGACCAAGTGGTTAACACGGTTGTTGAATCTGCCCGCACCGGTAAAATCGGTGACGGCAAAATCTTCGTTAGCGAGATCAGCAAAATCGTCCGTATCCGTACGGGTGAAACAGATATTGAAGCCATTTAA
- a CDS encoding P-II family nitrogen regulator — MKKIEAVIKPFKLEEVKDALAEIGITGMTVSEVKGYGRQKGHSELYRGAEYVVDFLPKIKMEMVVDDAMVDQVVNAVVEAARTGKIGDGKIFISDINKIIRIRTGETDSDAI, encoded by the coding sequence ATGAAAAAAATTGAAGCGGTTATCAAACCTTTTAAACTCGAAGAAGTAAAAGACGCATTGGCAGAGATCGGAATTACCGGAATGACGGTAAGTGAAGTAAAAGGATACGGTCGACAAAAAGGGCACAGCGAGTTGTATCGCGGTGCCGAGTATGTCGTTGACTTTCTTCCGAAGATCAAAATGGAAATGGTAGTGGATGATGCAATGGTAGATCAAGTCGTCAATGCCGTCGTTGAAGCGGCACGCACCGGCAAAATCGGTGACGGTAAAATCTTTATCAGCGATATCAATAAAATCATCCGTATCCGTACGGGTGAAACGGATAGCGACGCAATTTAA
- a CDS encoding sigma-54 dependent transcriptional regulator, whose protein sequence is MKIAIVEDDINMRKSLEIAMGDYEKYDVHTFKSPRDALKKLDDSFDLIISDINMPGMDGIEFVKTLGGKYEVIIITGNATLTRAIESIQLGVKDFLLKPFEIETLITAIERSATVTKKTPKDSSLPMTSNPSFLGSSPALDKLLSRIAKAATTDASIMLLGESGVGKELFARHIHESSSRASKPFIAINMAAIPDNLIESELFGFEKGSFTDACESKAGQFELAEGGTLFLDEIAEMPYPLQAKLLRVLQEREIRRLGASKNTKIDVRIICATNADLHTKITEGKFREDLYYRLNTIPLHIPPLRERREEILSIAESVLIQNCTQYGFEVKSFTAGARNALEQYNWPGNIRELISVVERSAILSDGNIIDTEDLFLEARGLGRI, encoded by the coding sequence ATGAAAATAGCCATTGTCGAAGATGATATCAATATGCGTAAATCACTGGAGATCGCAATGGGCGATTATGAGAAATACGATGTTCATACCTTTAAAAGTCCTCGAGATGCCCTTAAAAAATTAGACGATTCTTTCGATCTAATTATCAGCGATATCAATATGCCCGGAATGGATGGGATTGAGTTCGTTAAAACACTCGGAGGCAAATACGAAGTAATAATCATTACAGGCAATGCAACCCTTACCCGTGCCATCGAATCTATCCAACTGGGCGTTAAAGATTTTCTCCTCAAACCCTTCGAAATTGAAACCCTGATCACGGCGATCGAACGCAGTGCGACCGTGACGAAAAAAACGCCTAAAGACTCTTCTCTTCCTATGACATCCAATCCTAGCTTTTTAGGAAGCTCTCCCGCTTTGGACAAACTGCTTAGTCGGATCGCCAAAGCCGCAACTACCGATGCCAGCATTATGCTGCTCGGAGAAAGCGGTGTCGGAAAAGAGCTCTTTGCCCGTCATATCCATGAAAGTTCATCCCGTGCTTCCAAACCATTCATCGCGATCAACATGGCGGCAATTCCCGACAATCTGATTGAGAGCGAATTGTTCGGTTTTGAAAAAGGCTCTTTCACCGATGCATGCGAAAGCAAAGCTGGACAATTTGAGCTGGCCGAGGGAGGGACACTTTTCCTCGACGAAATAGCTGAAATGCCCTACCCTCTCCAAGCCAAACTGCTTCGTGTCTTGCAAGAACGTGAAATCCGTCGTTTGGGAGCATCGAAAAATACTAAAATCGATGTACGGATTATTTGTGCAACCAATGCCGATCTGCATACTAAAATCACAGAGGGGAAATTCCGCGAAGATTTATATTACCGCCTAAATACAATCCCGCTGCATATTCCTCCGCTGCGCGAACGGCGTGAAGAGATACTCTCCATTGCCGAATCGGTACTTATCCAAAACTGTACCCAATACGGATTTGAAGTTAAATCATTTACAGCGGGTGCCCGTAATGCTCTCGAACAATACAACTGGCCCGGAAATATCCGCGAACTTATCTCGGTTGTCGAACGTTCCGCTATTTTGAGCGACGGCAACATAATCGATACCGAAGACCTTTTTTTAGAAGCACGTGGTTTGGGAAGAATCTAA
- a CDS encoding ammonium transporter, producing MDTAYVIDTLFALFSITLIILMVPGFAMLEAGLVRTKNVSSVLTVNVMIYAVASMAFILIGFHLAFGGTETTSMSKWAFFMFQMAFVGKAINIMSGGVGERAKLLPLTLFTIIMGALIYPTAVNISWGSDWIKDTIFDLNFVDLAGSTVIHSTGGWALLAAILIIGPRKGRYVGDQIRVIPASNIPLVVLGAMLLWIGWFGFNGGSVGSIATKEAADSVALTIFNTNVAGLAGAISAGIIIYARYKLFDITMILNGALGGLVAITAGPHLYTLYDSLAVGLIGGVLVVLAIPIFDRFRIDDPVGALSVHLVNGIWGTLAVGIFASNAEKGITFLNQLKGVAEIAVFVFTVSFVVIYAINKVVAFRASDEDQLQGLDVSECGLEAYPEFKRAI from the coding sequence ATGGATACTGCGTACGTTATCGACACTCTCTTTGCCCTTTTTTCAATCACTTTGATTATCTTAATGGTTCCTGGTTTCGCAATGCTCGAGGCAGGTTTGGTCCGCACAAAAAACGTTTCCAGTGTTTTAACCGTCAATGTAATGATCTACGCGGTTGCGTCGATGGCATTTATTTTGATCGGATTTCATTTGGCATTTGGCGGAACAGAGACGACTAGCATGAGCAAGTGGGCTTTTTTTATGTTCCAGATGGCCTTTGTCGGTAAGGCGATCAATATTATGAGCGGTGGAGTCGGAGAACGAGCCAAGCTGTTGCCGTTGACCTTGTTTACGATTATTATGGGTGCACTGATCTATCCGACAGCGGTGAATATTAGCTGGGGAAGCGACTGGATCAAAGATACGATTTTTGATCTAAATTTTGTTGATTTGGCCGGTTCAACCGTTATTCATTCGACCGGAGGATGGGCGCTGCTTGCCGCTATTTTAATCATCGGACCGCGTAAAGGGCGCTATGTTGGAGATCAAATCCGTGTTATTCCCGCGTCTAATATCCCGTTGGTTGTTTTGGGCGCAATGCTTCTTTGGATCGGATGGTTCGGATTTAATGGCGGTTCAGTCGGCTCAATCGCTACCAAAGAGGCGGCAGACAGCGTTGCATTGACGATTTTTAATACCAATGTCGCGGGATTGGCGGGTGCGATTTCGGCAGGTATTATCATTTATGCACGCTATAAACTCTTTGATATCACGATGATTCTCAATGGGGCGTTGGGCGGATTGGTAGCGATTACCGCAGGTCCTCATTTGTATACATTATATGATTCTTTGGCCGTCGGTTTGATCGGCGGAGTGTTGGTCGTTCTTGCGATTCCGATTTTTGACCGTTTCCGAATTGATGATCCGGTCGGGGCATTGTCGGTCCATTTGGTAAACGGTATTTGGGGCACGTTGGCAGTCGGGATTTTCGCTTCAAATGCTGAAAAGGGGATAACGTTTTTAAATCAGCTCAAAGGGGTTGCCGAAATTGCTGTATTTGTATTTACCGTATCATTTGTAGTGATTTATGCAATCAATAAAGTGGTGGCATTTCGCGCATCGGATGAAGATCAGCTGCAAGGGCTCGATGTCAGTGAATGCGGGCTTGAAGCCTATCCCGAATTTAAACGGGCTATTTAA
- the gyrA gene encoding DNA gyrase subunit A, which translates to MNDLLDNSEINDINIEDTLKSSYLDYSMSVIIGRALPDVRDGLKPVHRRILYAMDKLSLSAGAKYKKSARIVGDVIGQYHPHGDTSVYDALVRMAQPFSMRAPLVDGQGNFGSVDGDNAAAMRYTEARMTRYAGELLKDLEKDTVDMVDNYDGTTQEPEVLPTRVPNLLINGSSGIAVGMATNIPPHNPNEVLSALVHLMDNPNASLIEIMQFIKAPDFPTGGTIYGKKGILDAYETGRGRIRVRAKTHIEKKSNKDVIVIDELPYQVNKARLIETIADLVKDKFIEGISEIRDESDREGIRVVIELKRDAMSEIVLNNLYKSTNMETTFGIIMLSVFNQEPRVFTLLEMLGHFINHRKTVIIRRTIFDLEKAKARAHILEGLKKALDHIEAIIKLIRASADGETAKNGLISEFGFSPIQAQAILDMRLQRLTGLERDKIENELKEILAHIEYLESILRSEEVLKGIIKEEFVELVEQYNIPRVTDIEDNYDDINIEDLIPNEPMVVTISHRGYIKRVPLAAYEKQIRGGKGKVAVTTYDDDFIEKFYTCNTHDTLMFVTDRGQLHWLKVYKIPEGSRTAKGKAVVNLINLEADEKIRSIIPTTDFDESKSLVFFTQNGIVKRTALNEFSNIRSNGVRAIVLDEDDALITAHIATEETKYLFIVTKYAQCIKFEIEKTRDQGRSTRGVRGIKFKIEGDVVVDANIIKSDEEEILMVSEKGIGKRTTAEEYRLTNRAGSGVIAMKLNQKTGTTVVGCVMVDESMDLMALTKAGKMIRVDMQTIAKSGRNTSGVYIVKGDDVASISRCPKKDEEEEEESEASEGTLELE; encoded by the coding sequence ATGAACGATCTGCTAGACAACAGCGAAATAAATGACATTAATATAGAAGACACACTCAAGAGCAGTTATCTTGATTACTCGATGAGCGTTATCATCGGGCGTGCCCTTCCAGACGTCCGGGACGGTTTGAAACCGGTACATAGACGTATTCTTTATGCCATGGACAAACTTAGCCTTTCAGCAGGTGCTAAGTACAAAAAATCAGCCCGTATCGTCGGGGACGTAATCGGTCAGTATCACCCTCACGGTGATACTTCTGTTTATGATGCGTTGGTTCGTATGGCACAACCATTCTCAATGCGTGCACCGCTGGTAGACGGACAGGGAAACTTCGGTTCGGTTGACGGCGATAACGCTGCAGCGATGCGTTATACCGAAGCACGTATGACCCGCTATGCCGGAGAACTCCTCAAAGATTTAGAAAAAGATACCGTCGACATGGTCGATAACTATGACGGTACCACCCAAGAACCGGAAGTTCTCCCTACCCGTGTTCCAAATCTCCTTATTAATGGTTCGAGCGGTATTGCCGTCGGTATGGCGACCAATATCCCTCCCCATAATCCAAATGAAGTCCTCAGTGCGCTGGTTCATCTTATGGATAACCCAAATGCTTCTCTTATTGAAATCATGCAGTTTATCAAAGCTCCCGATTTTCCTACAGGGGGAACCATTTACGGCAAAAAAGGGATTTTGGACGCATATGAAACAGGACGCGGGCGAATCCGTGTACGTGCTAAAACCCATATTGAGAAAAAATCGAACAAAGACGTTATTGTCATCGATGAACTTCCGTATCAAGTTAATAAAGCCCGTTTGATCGAAACGATCGCCGATTTGGTCAAGGATAAATTTATCGAAGGGATCAGTGAGATCCGCGATGAATCCGACCGTGAAGGGATCCGAGTCGTCATCGAGCTCAAACGTGACGCGATGAGTGAAATCGTCCTCAACAATCTTTATAAATCGACCAACATGGAGACAACCTTCGGGATCATCATGCTCTCGGTCTTCAACCAAGAACCGCGTGTCTTCACCCTTTTGGAGATGTTGGGACACTTTATCAACCACCGTAAAACAGTTATTATCCGTCGCACAATTTTCGATCTTGAAAAAGCAAAAGCACGTGCCCATATCTTGGAAGGTTTGAAAAAAGCGCTTGATCATATTGAAGCGATTATCAAACTTATTCGTGCAAGTGCCGACGGCGAAACCGCTAAAAACGGCCTTATCTCTGAATTCGGATTTTCACCGATCCAAGCCCAAGCTATTTTGGATATGCGTCTCCAACGTCTTACTGGATTGGAACGCGATAAAATCGAAAATGAGCTCAAAGAGATTTTGGCTCATATCGAATACCTAGAGAGCATCCTTCGAAGCGAAGAAGTCCTCAAAGGAATTATTAAAGAGGAGTTTGTTGAGCTCGTCGAGCAATACAATATTCCGCGCGTCACCGATATCGAAGATAACTATGATGATATTAATATCGAAGATTTGATCCCGAATGAGCCTATGGTTGTCACCATCAGCCACCGCGGATACATCAAACGCGTTCCTCTTGCAGCGTATGAAAAACAGATCCGAGGCGGAAAAGGAAAAGTTGCCGTTACGACGTACGATGATGACTTTATTGAGAAATTCTATACGTGCAACACCCATGATACCTTGATGTTCGTAACAGACCGCGGACAGCTTCACTGGCTCAAAGTGTATAAAATCCCTGAAGGTTCACGTACGGCAAAAGGGAAAGCGGTTGTTAACCTTATCAACCTTGAAGCGGATGAAAAAATCCGTTCTATCATCCCGACAACCGATTTTGATGAGAGTAAATCTCTCGTATTCTTTACCCAAAACGGTATCGTCAAACGTACGGCACTGAACGAATTCTCAAATATCCGAAGCAACGGTGTCCGCGCAATCGTACTCGATGAGGATGATGCATTGATCACGGCCCACATTGCGACCGAAGAGACTAAATATCTCTTTATCGTCACTAAATATGCACAATGTATTAAATTTGAAATTGAAAAAACCCGTGATCAGGGACGTAGTACCCGTGGTGTTCGCGGTATCAAATTCAAAATCGAAGGCGACGTCGTCGTTGATGCCAATATCATTAAAAGCGATGAAGAAGAGATCCTGATGGTCAGCGAAAAAGGGATCGGAAAACGAACGACTGCGGAAGAGTATCGTCTTACTAACCGTGCCGGATCCGGTGTTATCGCTATGAAACTCAACCAAAAAACCGGAACTACGGTTGTCGGTTGTGTGATGGTTGACGAAAGCATGGATCTCATGGCTCTGACCAAAGCAGGCAAAATGATCCGAGTCGATATGCAAACCATTGCGAAATCAGGACGCAATACAAGCGGTGTTTATATCGTCAAGGGAGATGATGTCGCAAGTATCTCACGTTGTCCGAAAAAAGATGAAGAAGAAGAAGAAGAGTCCGAAGCATCAGAGGGAACTTTAGAGTTGGAATAG